One Nocardia huaxiensis genomic window, GGTCTCGCGTTCGGCGCGGGCCATGCGGCGCAGCGAATCCGCTTTGCCGCGAACCGATTCCGCGCGTTCCTCGGCGGTGCGCACGGCCAGGCGGGCCTCGACCTCCATGGTGCGGGCTTCGGCGAGCGCGGCGGCGGCTTCCTCGCGCGCGTAACCGGCGGTCTCGGTTCCCGCTGCGTCCGAACCCATTTCGGACTGTTCGTCCTCGGCGTGCCGCAGCCGGTCCTCGAGTTCGGCGAGCTTGGCGAGGGTCTCCTCGCGCCCGGCCTCGGTGTCGGCGCGCTGGGCGAGGATGCGCTCGCATTCCTGCTGTGCGCGCCGCGCGGTCTGCCCGAGCCGGCCGAGCCGGTCGTAGATGGCGACCAGCGCCTGATCGGATTCGTGCAGCGCGAGCAGCGCGTGATCGACGGCTTCCTTGCGATCGGTCTGCTCGGCGAGCGCACCGGCGAGGGCGGCCTCGAGTTCCTCGGCCTGCCGCTGCCAGGACACGAGTTCGGCCTTGGCGGCATCGATTTCGGCCTGCACCTCGAGCTGGCTGGGGGCGCGGTCGGAGCCGCCGAGCAGCCAGCCGCTGCCGGTGATATCGCCTTCGCGGGTGACGACACGCAGTTCGGGCCGGGCCGCGATGACCTGTGCGGCGACGGCCAGATCGTCGGCGACGGCGATGCCGGCGGTGAGCGCCCCGATCGCGCCGCGCAGGTGGTCCGGGCAGTCGACGATGTCGGCGAGCCAGCGCGCCGACCCGGGTAGCTGCCCGTTGGGCCGCGAATCCGGTTGCGTCGCATGGCCGTACACGAGCGCCGCCCGACCCCCGTCGGACTCCTTGAGCGCCCGCACGGCGGCGTGCGCGGACGGTCCGGTGTCGGCGGCCACGGCGTCGGCGAGCGGCCCGAGCGCGGCGGCGACGGCGGCCTCGTAGCCGCCGTGCACGCGAATCAGCCCGGACAGCGGCCCCAGCAGCCCGTCGGTGCGATGCTCCAGGAGCCAGGCCGCGCCGTCCTTGCGCGCCAAACCCATGGTGAGCGCCTCGATCCGCGCGGACAGCGAGGCGACGCGCTTGCTGGCTTCGCGGTCCTTCTCCCGCAGTTCGGTGACCCGCTGGTCGGCCAGTTCGAGGGCCTGCGCGGCGTGCTCGTACTGCGTGTCGAGGCCCTCCTCCCCCGCGTCGAGCTCACTCAATTCGCCCTGCACGGACTCGAATTCGGCGTCGGCGTCCTCGCCGCGCCGCCGGGCTTCGGCCAGTGCGGTGGACAGCCGCGAGATCTCCCCGTCCACGGACTGCGCCCGGGTGCGCAGCGTGTCGACCTGACCGGAGAGCCGCGCCAGCCCTTCGCGACGGTCGGCGATGGCCCGCACGGCCGCCAGATGCGCCTGCTCGGCGGCTTTGGCGGCCTGCTCCCGCTCGTGCAGCGCGTCGCGCGCCGCCTCGAGGGTCTCGGTGGCGATCTCCACCGCCGCCAGCAGTTCGGCCTCCTCGGCCTCCACCCGCTCGGCTTCACGCTCGAGCTGGTCGGGATCGCGCCCCGCGCCGCTCGGCTGCTCGATGGTCAGATTGCGCGCCCGATCCCGCGCGATGCGAATAGTGGCATTGACGCGTTCGGTCAAAGCGGACAGCTGGAACCAGGTCTGCGCCGCCGCCTCCGCACTCGGCGTCAACCGCGACAGCTCGAACTCCTGCTGTGCCAGCGCCGCATTCGCCGCATCCAGCTCGGCCTGCATATTGACCTGCTGCTCGCGCGCGTACGCCTCTTTGCTCTGCTGGCTCTCCAGCTCGGTGCGCCGCGACACCAGATCGTCGGCCGCGAGCCGCAAGCGCGCGTCGCGCAGCTCCGATTGCACGGTCGCCGCCCGCCGCGCCACCTCGGCCTGCCGCCCCAATGGCTTGAGCTGCCTGCGCAATTCGGTGGTGAGGTCGGTCAGTCGCGCCAGATTGGCCTGCATGGCATCCAGCTTGCGGACGGCCTTCTCCTTGCGCCGCCGATGCTTGAGCACGCCCGCGGCCTCTTCGATGAAGGACCGCCGATCCTCGGGCCGGGACTCCAGAATCGCCGATAGCTGACCCTGCCCGACAATGACATGCATCTCACGTCCGATACCGGAGTCGCTCAGTAGCTCCTGCACGTCCATGAGCCGGCAGGTGCTGCCATTGATCTCGTACTCGCCGGCGCCGTCGCGGAACATGCGCCGCGTGATGGACACCTCGTTGTACTCGATGGGCAGCACGCCGTCGGAGTTGTCGATGGTGAGCGTGACCTCGGCGCGGCCCAGCGGCGCGCGCCCGGTGGTGCCGGCGAAGATGACGTCCTGCATCTTGCCGCCACGCAGTGCTTTCGCGCCCTGTTCACCCATGACCCAGGTGAGCGCGTCCACGACATTGGACTTGCCCGACCCGTTCGGACCGACCACACAGGTGATCCCGGGTTCGAACCGCAACGTCGTCGCGGACGCAAAGGACTTGAACCCCTTGAGCGTCAGACTCTTCAGGTGCACGCGCGCAAGGCTACCCTCTCCCCCTCGGTTGCCCCGAGTATGCCGGGGAACGCGTCACCCGGGTTCGCGACCCGCCGTATGTACCAGGGGGGTGCGTGCACCCCGCAACTCATCGGGTACGGTGTACGCGTTGCAAGCTTTGGTTCT contains:
- the smc gene encoding chromosome segregation protein SMC, giving the protein MHLKSLTLKGFKSFASATTLRFEPGITCVVGPNGSGKSNVVDALTWVMGEQGAKALRGGKMQDVIFAGTTGRAPLGRAEVTLTIDNSDGVLPIEYNEVSITRRMFRDGAGEYEINGSTCRLMDVQELLSDSGIGREMHVIVGQGQLSAILESRPEDRRSFIEEAAGVLKHRRRKEKAVRKLDAMQANLARLTDLTTELRRQLKPLGRQAEVARRAATVQSELRDARLRLAADDLVSRRTELESQQSKEAYAREQQVNMQAELDAANAALAQQEFELSRLTPSAEAAAQTWFQLSALTERVNATIRIARDRARNLTIEQPSGAGRDPDQLEREAERVEAEEAELLAAVEIATETLEAARDALHEREQAAKAAEQAHLAAVRAIADRREGLARLSGQVDTLRTRAQSVDGEISRLSTALAEARRRGEDADAEFESVQGELSELDAGEEGLDTQYEHAAQALELADQRVTELREKDREASKRVASLSARIEALTMGLARKDGAAWLLEHRTDGLLGPLSGLIRVHGGYEAAVAAALGPLADAVAADTGPSAHAAVRALKESDGGRAALVYGHATQPDSRPNGQLPGSARWLADIVDCPDHLRGAIGALTAGIAVADDLAVAAQVIAARPELRVVTREGDITGSGWLLGGSDRAPSQLEVQAEIDAAKAELVSWQRQAEELEAALAGALAEQTDRKEAVDHALLALHESDQALVAIYDRLGRLGQTARRAQQECERILAQRADTEAGREETLAKLAELEDRLRHAEDEQSEMGSDAAGTETAGYAREEAAAALAEARTMEVEARLAVRTAEERAESVRGKADSLRRMARAERETRARAERAQAARRQASAVAAVVADSAERVAAQLETVVAEASARRDELVRRRSEIAAQVEQTKERSRALTTQLSQIVDAVHRDEVARAQAALRIEQLETTIAETFGVALEDLIAEYGPDTPMPPTALEMMEYEQAKERGENVSEPQPMPYDRATQERRAKRAEKDLTTLGKVNPLALEEFAALEERYTFLNTQLEDVKKARQDLLDVVAEVDARILQVFTEAYDDVEREFTHVFSKLFPGGEGRILLTDPSDMLTTGVEVEARPPGKKVKRLSLLSGGEKSLAAVAFLVAIFRARPSPFYVMDEVEAALDDTNLRRLIGLFEQLREKSQLIVITHQKPTMEIADALYGVSMRGDGITQVISQRLRGENLVGAAS